One window of the Nicotiana tabacum cultivar K326 chromosome 4, ASM71507v2, whole genome shotgun sequence genome contains the following:
- the LOC142180215 gene encoding protein SOMBRERO-like, which produces MGCSSRCPMGNRFHPTDREVLKYLIGFVRDEPLPCQNELMQQTDLYADKEPWQIFEAYDDHGTNKTRYFITPQKKEKPTWKSVPRTVEKGAWKPQSKGLEVFDDKGRLMGFVKSLKYIPPNKSPNNVNGEWLMTEYSLYDRYLGAREIKNKGFVVCKIKKKENPDDKKKGKTVVNNEIIRDVEEFINSALQEDNYGMWNDILVAMDDDQKNIEYIEGDELGDQLLALLGSEVNAEYIEWDEVEDDQLANLLDSADDIDLDAIEFI; this is translated from the coding sequence ATGGGATGTTCTTCTCGTTGTCCGATGGGTAATCGCTTTCATCCAACGGATAGGGAAGTGTTGAAGTATCTGATAGGGTTTGTGAGAGACGAGCCCCTTCCATGTCAGAACGAGCTCATGCAGCAGACCGATCTTTACGCGGACAAGGAACCTTGGCAGATTTTCGAAGCTTATGATGATCATGGCACCAATAAAACTCGTTATTTCATAACGCCGCAAAAGAAAGAGAAGCCAACTTGGAAAAGTGTTCCACGAACTGTTGAGAAGGGCGCTTGGAAACCTCAAAGCAAAGGCCTAGAAGTGTTTGATGATAAAGGGAGACTCATGGGCTTCGTGAAAAGTTTGAAGTACATTCCCCCAAACAAATCGCCAAACAACGTTAATGGCGAGTGGTTGATGACTGAATACTCTTTGTATGATCGTTATCTCGGTGCTAGAGAGATTAAGAACAAAGGTTTCGTAGTTTGTAAGATCAAGAAGAAGGAAAACCCCGATgataagaaaaaaggaaaaacggTAGTTAATAATGAGATTATTAGAGACGTTGAAGAATTTATCAATTCCGCTCTACAGGAAGACAACTATGGAATGTGGAATGATATACTTGTCGCAATGGATGATGATCAAAAGAATATTGAATACATAGAGGGAGACGAACTTGGAGACCAATTACTTGCTCTGTTGGGTTCCGAAGTTAATGCCGAATACATAGAGTGGGATGAAGTCGAAGACGATCAACTTGCTAATTTATTGGATTCCGCAGACGATATTGATCTGGATGCTATAGAATTTATCTAA